Proteins encoded by one window of Candidatus Palauibacter scopulicola:
- a CDS encoding electron transfer flavoprotein subunit alpha/FixB family protein has translation MPGALAYAEIREGAVSRASREAVGLARRIAADAGGETHVVALGPPGTAEAAAQLAPFGADRTWVGESEALALCQPDIAAAAIARLVKAGDYDAVIFAATAQGRDIAPRVGARLGRSVASEVIECRREDGAIVVRRPMYAGKAIATLRFTPGPAVMTIRANVFAPAAAAAAGEISSLDLEGLESRVRTAALEQGDRDRLDVSEATTIVSGGRGMQGPEHWPLLEALVEALGDEAALGASRAVVDAGWRPHGEQVGQTGKTVSPNLYFAVGISGAIQHLAGMRTAKVIVAINRDADAPIFGVADYGLVGDAFEVLPALTEAVREARGGD, from the coding sequence ATGCCCGGGGCACTGGCGTACGCCGAGATCCGGGAAGGGGCGGTGAGCCGGGCCTCGCGGGAGGCGGTCGGGCTCGCGCGGCGGATCGCCGCCGACGCCGGAGGAGAGACTCACGTCGTCGCGCTCGGCCCTCCCGGCACCGCCGAGGCGGCCGCGCAACTCGCCCCCTTCGGCGCCGACCGCACCTGGGTGGGCGAGTCGGAGGCGCTCGCGCTGTGTCAGCCGGACATCGCCGCGGCGGCCATCGCCCGGCTCGTCAAGGCGGGGGACTACGACGCCGTGATCTTCGCGGCCACGGCTCAGGGGAGAGACATCGCCCCCCGCGTGGGCGCGCGGCTCGGGCGGAGCGTGGCTTCGGAAGTCATCGAGTGCCGGCGGGAGGACGGAGCCATCGTCGTCCGCCGGCCCATGTACGCCGGGAAGGCGATCGCGACCCTGCGCTTCACCCCGGGGCCGGCCGTGATGACGATCCGGGCCAACGTCTTCGCGCCGGCCGCGGCGGCCGCGGCGGGGGAGATCTCGAGTCTGGACCTCGAGGGGCTCGAGAGCCGGGTGCGTACGGCCGCCCTGGAGCAGGGGGACCGCGACCGCCTCGACGTGAGCGAGGCGACGACGATCGTCTCGGGCGGCCGCGGGATGCAGGGGCCGGAGCACTGGCCGCTGCTCGAGGCGCTGGTGGAGGCGCTGGGCGACGAGGCGGCGCTGGGCGCGAGCCGGGCGGTGGTGGATGCGGGCTGGCGGCCGCACGGCGAGCAGGTGGGCCAGACCGGCAAGACGGTGTCGCCCAACCTGTACTTCGCGGTCGGGATCAGCGGAGCGATCCAGCACCTGGCCGGGATGCGCACGGCGAAGGTCATCGTGGCGATCAACCGCGACGCGGATGCGCCGATCTTCGGGGTGGCGGACTACGGCCTCGTGGGAGACGCGTTCGAGGTGCTGCCCGCGCTCACCGAGGCGGTTCGCGAAGCCCGCGGCGGTGATTAG
- a CDS encoding electron transfer flavoprotein subunit beta/FixA family protein, whose amino-acid sequence MNTIVCMKRVPDSATRVRVTADGAGLDPAGVKFVVNPYDEFALEDAIRRREEAGEGKVTVVALGPPETAESIRQALAMGADEGVLLACAGSHDALSVARALAEEIRDREYDLVLFGKQAIDDDNMQVPQMVAEFLGLPCATVVVGLEISGSEAMARREVEGGHEVVEFPLPAVVSTQKGLNEPRYPSLKGIMAAKRKPLEQRDVTLDAPTIEFLRLDEPPAPAAGRIVGEGAQAVPELVRALRDEAGVL is encoded by the coding sequence ATGAATACCATAGTCTGCATGAAACGCGTGCCGGACTCGGCCACGCGGGTGAGAGTGACGGCCGACGGCGCGGGGCTGGACCCGGCCGGCGTCAAATTCGTCGTGAACCCGTACGACGAGTTCGCGCTCGAGGATGCGATCCGCCGCAGGGAAGAGGCGGGGGAGGGGAAGGTGACCGTCGTCGCGCTCGGCCCCCCCGAGACCGCCGAATCGATCCGCCAGGCGCTCGCGATGGGGGCGGATGAGGGCGTGCTGCTCGCGTGCGCGGGTTCGCACGACGCGCTTTCGGTGGCGCGCGCGCTGGCCGAGGAGATTCGTGACCGCGAATACGACCTCGTGCTGTTCGGCAAGCAGGCGATCGATGACGACAACATGCAGGTCCCGCAGATGGTGGCCGAGTTTCTGGGGCTCCCGTGCGCGACCGTCGTCGTCGGCCTGGAGATATCGGGAAGCGAGGCGATGGCGCGCCGCGAGGTCGAGGGCGGTCACGAAGTCGTCGAGTTCCCGCTGCCCGCGGTCGTGTCGACACAGAAGGGGCTCAACGAGCCGCGGTATCCGAGCCTCAAGGGGATCATGGCAGCGAAGCGGAAGCCTCTCGAGCAACGGGACGTGACGCTCGATGCGCCGACCATCGAGTTCCTCCGCCTCGATGAACCGCCGGCGCCGGCCGCGGGCCGGATCGTCGGAGAGGGCGCGCAGGCGGTGCCGGAACTGGTGCGGGCGCTGCGCGACGAAGCGGGAGTGCTCTAA